In Capricornis sumatraensis isolate serow.1 chromosome 18, serow.2, whole genome shotgun sequence, one genomic interval encodes:
- the LOC138094669 gene encoding securin-like encodes MATLIYVDKENGEPGIHVAPKDGLKLGSVPSVKALDGRSQVSTPRVGKMFDAPPALPKTARKALGTVNRATEKSVKTDGPLKQKQTTFSTKKITEKTVKAKTSVPASDDTYPEIEKFFPFNPLDFESFDLPEEHQIAHLPLNGVPLMILDEERELEQLLHMGPTSPLKMPPLLWESNLLPSPSSILSTLDVELPPVCCDLDI; translated from the coding sequence ATGGCTACTCTGATCTATGTTGATAAGGAAAATGGAGAACCAGGCATCCATGTGGCTCCTAAGGACGGGCTGAAGCTGGGGTCTGTGCCTTCAGTCAAAGCTTTGGATGGGAGATCTCAGGTTTCAACACCACGTGTTGGCAAAATGTTTGATGCTCCACCAGCTTTACCAAAAACTGCAAGAAAGGCTTTGGGAACTGTCAACAGAGCTACAGAAAAATCAGTTAAGACGGATGGACCgctcaaacagaaacagacaactTTCTCTACCAAAAAGATTACTGAGAAGACTGTTAAAGCAAAAACTTCGGTTCCTGCCTCAGATGACACCTatccagaaatagaaaaattctttCCCTTCAATCCATTAGACTTTGAGAGTTTTGACCTGCCTGAGGAGCACCAGATCGCCCACCTCCCCTTGAATGGAGTGCCTCTCATGATCCTTGATGAGGAGAGGGAGCTTGAGCAGCTGTTACACATGGGCCCCACTTCGCCTCTGAAGATGCCTCCTCTGCTGTGGGAGTCTAATCTGTTGCCGTCTCCCTCAAGCATTCTGTCGACTCTGGATGTTGAATTGCCACCTGTTTGCTGTGACTTAGATATTTAA
- the BTF3 gene encoding transcription factor BTF3 isoform X1 produces MRRTGAPTQADSRGRGRARGGCPGGEAAASLPPPPGGTRGQEPQMKETIMNQEKLAKLQAQVRIGGKGTARRKKKVVHRTATADDKKLQFSLKKLGVNNISGIEEVNMFTNQGTVIHFNNPKVQASLAANTFTITGHAETKQLTEMLPSILNQLGADSLTSLRRLAEALPKQSVDGKAPLATGEEDDDEVPDLVENFDEASKNEAN; encoded by the exons ATGCGACGGACAGGCGCACCCACTCAGGCTGACTCTCGGGGTCGAGGTCGGGCCAGGGGCGGCTGCCCTGGGGGCGAGGCGGCGGCATCTCTTCCTCCACCTCCCGGCGGAACCCGAGGACAGGAGCCTCAG ATGAAAGAAACTATCATGAACCAGGAGAAACTCGCCAAACTGCAGGCACAAGTGCGCATTGGTGGGAAA GGAACTGCTCGCAGAAAGAAGAAGGTGGTTCATAGAACAGCCACAGCAGATGACAAAAAACTTCAGTTCTCTTTAAAGAAGTTAGGGGTAAACAATATCTCTGGTATTGAAGAG gtgAATATGTTCACAAATCAAGGAACAGTGATCCACTTTAACAACCCTAAAGTTCAGGCATCTCTGGCAGCAAACACTTTCACCATTACGGGCCACGCTGAGACAAAGCAACTGACAGAAATGCTCCCCAGCATCTTAAACCAGCTTGGTGCCGACAGTCTGACCAGTTTAAGGAGACTGGCTGAAGCTCTGCCCAAACAAT CTGTGGATGGAAAAGCACCACTTGCCACTGGAGAGGAGGATGATGATGAAGTTCCAG aTCTTGTGGAGAATTTTGATGAGGCTTCCAAGAATGAAGCAAACTGA
- the BTF3 gene encoding transcription factor BTF3 isoform X2, with translation MRRTGAPTQADSRGRGRARGGCPGGEAAASLPPPPGGTRGQEPQMKETIMNQEKLAKLQAQVRIGGKGTARRKKKVVHRTATADDKKLQFSLKKLGVNNISGIEEVNMFTNQGTVIHFNNPKVQASLAANTFTITGHAETKQLTEMLPSILNQLGADSLTSLRRLAEALPKQYLVENFDEASKNEAN, from the exons ATGCGACGGACAGGCGCACCCACTCAGGCTGACTCTCGGGGTCGAGGTCGGGCCAGGGGCGGCTGCCCTGGGGGCGAGGCGGCGGCATCTCTTCCTCCACCTCCCGGCGGAACCCGAGGACAGGAGCCTCAG ATGAAAGAAACTATCATGAACCAGGAGAAACTCGCCAAACTGCAGGCACAAGTGCGCATTGGTGGGAAA GGAACTGCTCGCAGAAAGAAGAAGGTGGTTCATAGAACAGCCACAGCAGATGACAAAAAACTTCAGTTCTCTTTAAAGAAGTTAGGGGTAAACAATATCTCTGGTATTGAAGAG gtgAATATGTTCACAAATCAAGGAACAGTGATCCACTTTAACAACCCTAAAGTTCAGGCATCTCTGGCAGCAAACACTTTCACCATTACGGGCCACGCTGAGACAAAGCAACTGACAGAAATGCTCCCCAGCATCTTAAACCAGCTTGGTGCCGACAGTCTGACCAGTTTAAGGAGACTGGCTGAAGCTCTGCCCAAACAAT aTCTTGTGGAGAATTTTGATGAGGCTTCCAAGAATGAAGCAAACTGA
- the BTF3 gene encoding transcription factor BTF3 isoform X3, with product MKETIMNQEKLAKLQAQVRIGGKGTARRKKKVVHRTATADDKKLQFSLKKLGVNNISGIEEVNMFTNQGTVIHFNNPKVQASLAANTFTITGHAETKQLTEMLPSILNQLGADSLTSLRRLAEALPKQSVDGKAPLATGEEDDDEVPDLVENFDEASKNEAN from the exons ATGAAAGAAACTATCATGAACCAGGAGAAACTCGCCAAACTGCAGGCACAAGTGCGCATTGGTGGGAAA GGAACTGCTCGCAGAAAGAAGAAGGTGGTTCATAGAACAGCCACAGCAGATGACAAAAAACTTCAGTTCTCTTTAAAGAAGTTAGGGGTAAACAATATCTCTGGTATTGAAGAG gtgAATATGTTCACAAATCAAGGAACAGTGATCCACTTTAACAACCCTAAAGTTCAGGCATCTCTGGCAGCAAACACTTTCACCATTACGGGCCACGCTGAGACAAAGCAACTGACAGAAATGCTCCCCAGCATCTTAAACCAGCTTGGTGCCGACAGTCTGACCAGTTTAAGGAGACTGGCTGAAGCTCTGCCCAAACAAT CTGTGGATGGAAAAGCACCACTTGCCACTGGAGAGGAGGATGATGATGAAGTTCCAG aTCTTGTGGAGAATTTTGATGAGGCTTCCAAGAATGAAGCAAACTGA